ACGTTCCCGAGGGCGGCGGGGATGAGTACGTCGACGTCGAGCGCGAGCAGTTCGTCGTTCGAGATCACGTCGTCTGCGTACGTGGTGACGGCTTCCGGCTCCTCGTCGTGCGAGGGGACTGAGGCCGTATCGATTCCCTCCGGATCGTACATCGCGCCGTTCACGTCGCTGATCGCGACGACCGTCGCTCCCCAGTCGTCGAGCAGTCGGGCGGCGTTCGCACCGACACTCCCGTATCCTTGGACTGCGACCGTCGTTTCCCCGAGCTGGTAGTCGTAGTATTCACAGACGAGCTGTGTGATTATCGCAACGCTTCGCCCGGGTGCTTCTTCGCGGCCTTTGCTGCCGCCGACGGCCGGCGGCTTGCCGGTGACGACGCCCGGTGTCGTCTCGCCTTCCTGCATCGAGTATGCGTCCATCAACCACGCCATCGTCTGCGGGTCCGTCCCCATGTCCGGGGCGGGGATATCTCGGTTGGGGCCGATGACGTCGCGAATCTCCTGTGCGAATCGACGAGTGAGTCGCTCTCTTTCCGCCGAACTCAGTTCCTTTGGGTTGACAGCGATACCCCCTTTGGCACCACCGAACGGGAGATTCATGACTGCGCATTTCCAGGTCATCCACATGCCGAGTCCGACGCATTCGTCTCTGGTCACTTCGGGGTGGTACCGAAGTCCGCCTTTGAACGGTCCTCTGACACTGTCGTGCTGGGCTCGGTAGCCCGTGAACACCTCGACTGTTCCGTCGTCTCGTTCGATAGGGACGGTAACTTCGTGGACCTTCTGAGGGAATTTGAGTCGTTCGACGATATGCTGGTCGATATCGAGATGGTCGGCAGCGTGGGAGAGCTGTCGGCGGGCCGTCTCGAGCGCCGATTCCGGCTCGGACGATTCGGTCGCCGTCTCCTCCGACTCGTCGCGGGTGCTCTCGATTCTGGATGCCATGGTCATTCGAGCGGCGTTCGACGATTTCGCATCGGTCCGCTGCAGTCGGAGCAGTGGCCGGGGTTGGTCTCCGCGATGGTAACGTTACCACACTCGAAGCATTCGTACGGACTCTCCCCGTCGGGGTCGATTTCGACATCTCTCATGGTGGGTTCACGAGTGCCGGCAGGCGACCTGAGACACTCTACAACGCCGTAATAGGTGTATTAGGGAATATGCAGCAGTTAACTACCAAACCCCTTTCTAAGCAGGGGGTTAACTATTCAACCTTTCTGCGGGGGCGTTGACCGAGAGAGTGTTCTCGTCGAAGAGCGTTGCGAACAGTTTGCGCTGGACGATCCGGACGTGTTTGTAGAACGCAGGTGGGGAGATTCCCAGTGTCTCCGCGACATCCTCGCCCGTTTTCTCGCGTGGCGACTCGAAGAAGCCGCTGTAGTACGCCGTCTGGATCACCTCGAGTTGTCGCTCTGTCAGCTTATCGAGGAACGTCGAGTAGCGGTCGCGTTCTATTGCCTGATCGAGCGTCTGCTTGGCGCGGAGTTCGACAGTAGAGAACGTCTCACGGACGAGCTGCGTAATCGTTCGGACGTCGATACTCTCCGGAATATCGACGACGAGCGTCGTGGTGGTCGGATCGGCAGTCGCCTCCCGGAAGACGGCACCGTGATCGGCTAGTTCTAGCGCGAGAAACGGCTGTGTGAGTCGCAATCGCAAGACGCCGTCTTCGCCATCTGCGCTAATCTGTCGCACTTCGTCGATTGCGACTAGCTGTGATGCAGCTTCTGCGGCATCCTCTACGGATGCGTCTTCGACGGTGACGAACACGTAACTCCCCTCTGTGGATTGCTGGACACCGCCCTGATACGAGAGCGTACACGCTGCGTCCCGAGCGAGTCGCGAGAGAACGAACGTCGGGTCGTCGACGGCGAACTCGACGCGGGTCACAGACGTCGTGAGCAGCGCGTTCTTTCGTTCGATAGCACTGAGCGCGGACGCGATGGTTTCGCCGAGCTCTGCCAGAACGGCTTTCCCCGTCTCGTCGAACGCATCTTGTGTCGTCGCGTAGACCGTTAGAACCCCGTGCGTGAGGTCGTTGTAGACGAGGGGAATACTCAACACGGAGAGGAAGTCGCGGGCGAGGGCGTCCTTTCGCCACGGGTCGTCGCGGAGACCGGCGGCGACGTTAGTGACCATCGTCACGTCTCCGGTCGCCGCGGTTTGCCCAGTTGGCTCCGTATCCGACGCCGCGACGGAGAACGG
This genomic stretch from Haloprofundus salilacus harbors:
- the gdhB gene encoding glutamate dehydrogenase GdhB, which translates into the protein MTMASRIESTRDESEETATESSEPESALETARRQLSHAADHLDIDQHIVERLKFPQKVHEVTVPIERDDGTVEVFTGYRAQHDSVRGPFKGGLRYHPEVTRDECVGLGMWMTWKCAVMNLPFGGAKGGIAVNPKELSSAERERLTRRFAQEIRDVIGPNRDIPAPDMGTDPQTMAWLMDAYSMQEGETTPGVVTGKPPAVGGSKGREEAPGRSVAIITQLVCEYYDYQLGETTVAVQGYGSVGANAARLLDDWGATVVAISDVNGAMYDPEGIDTASVPSHDEEPEAVTTYADDVISNDELLALDVDVLIPAALGNVITEENAEAIAADLVVEGANGPTTSTADLMLAERDVAVIPDILANAGGVTVSYFEWLQDINRRAWPLERVNDELEAEMQAAWRAVRAEFESRDVTWRDAAYIVALSRIADAHEARGLWP
- a CDS encoding rubrerythrin-like domain-containing protein — encoded protein: MRDVEIDPDGESPYECFECGNVTIAETNPGHCSDCSGPMRNRRTPLE